One window of Nicotiana tomentosiformis chromosome 11, ASM39032v3, whole genome shotgun sequence genomic DNA carries:
- the LOC138901901 gene encoding uncharacterized protein — MLEDDIIPEEIVKEVENFENKPKSNLEEIEAVNLWDSETVKETRISIHISMLEKEEYIRFLKEYEDIFAWSYDDLTRLSTSIVTHELPTNPTCPPVKQKLRKFKPDMSLKIKEEVTKQIKAKVLRVVEYPA, encoded by the coding sequence ATGttagaagatgatataatacctgaggaaattgtcaaagaggtagagaattttgagaacaaaccaaagtccaaTTTGGAAGAAATTGAGGCAGTTAACTTATgggattctgaaacagtcaaagaaactcgcataagcattcatATATCGATGttagagaaggaagagtatatcaggtttctaaaggaatatgaggatatttttgcatggtcctacgatgactTGACTaggttaagcacatccatagtgacGCACGAGCTACCTACCAACCCTACATGTCCTCCGGTGAAACAGAAGCTCCggaaattcaagccagatatgagtctgaagataaaggaagaggttaccaagcaaatcaaagccaaggtcctTCGAGTGGTCGAGTACCCAGCCTAG